The DNA region aaaattttgataaacgcaattttcacctatagaatattttcaaatatatagATTCTGATTCAGGCCGGTAAAACATAACTTTCTACGTATAAATCTCCGACGGGGTATGTCATTTTATAATATCCAAAACAAAGTGTCGAAAGGCATAACATTTCGAACCAAGTGCTGACAAATTTAACTTCCCAGCACCAAATGAGTGTTATAATGAACTTTTCATCACTTTTAAATTTAGGTCACGataagtaggccatttcgttACTATAAAATGGCAAGAATAGtcacggaattgcaaaaaaaaatcattcccgCATGAGTCACAAGAGGTTAAGCACTGTCTTCACAGTGAaggttgaaaagtttaactttatgaaactattttaaatgcgtttttatttttttcagacctCAAAATAGTGCTATAATAAATCGATTGCAACCTCGTTTTGAAACtactcaaatttcatgtcctTAATTTACAAAACGGCCTGCTTTTCATAACCCAAGAAAGAGTGCTAAAATGTTCATTATACAACTCATGTGTACAAACATTCCAACAATAACAGactactacacagtaaaaaaatgtttaaatttgcaaGGTGTTATTTTGACATGatcaatattacctcttttctgatgtaattttacctcaatttagaaatagtgacattacaccagaaaagtggtaaaattacacattttttcttgcCTAATGTAGAAGATGTAATATAACCATAAATTGTTTTACTGTGTAGGTTAAAAAAGcggttgagttgaagttacgtaaatattttacataaaaatcatatttaaaggGTGTTTAAGGGgttgtaaaaaaatgaagaaaagtttttgcaattataattactgcactttttgttttttaaaataagaaagTTCAGAAAGATATGAAAAATAACAAgtcattcaaaataaaaattcaacttcATAACAGCAACCAAAGTAATGGAAAAAAAgaccaaaaaaaacatttttttttttgcattacagCGACCAACTAaattctgcgcaggctcaaatCGAGGAGAAGCATGGACTTGGTGCCCTCGAaacacttttattttaaattttgcaaaaaatattcagaCCCCGAATGccaccgaatggtttttcttcaaagtttgtatggagaattagtgcggTTCGCTACtcctacatattgcatgcaattttgggATTGTATGCAACAACGatgaaccgccctaattctccatacaaagcTTGTAAAAAACCCATTCGACCCGGGATAAATAAGTATGAAAAATTTAGAGCGCACGAGTTTCCGGGATCCCCAAAGTTCATGCTAACCCTCGAGTTGAGAATACGTAGTcttttgtaaatatttgtaggtcagtgttattttctcaaaaaaaaaaaaaaaaaaaaaaaaaaaatgtagcggTATGGCAACATTTTTAAGGCTGGTTTGGTTTATGATAGGATTttctaaattatctaaaaataaaaaaaaataatgattttgcgaaaactgaaaattgcccaatttgatttaaatttaaagagcaatttcagctcaaatcagaaatgtaagggcttacagatataagcttaattacattgcttataactgaaaacagacttttttttcagtgtggtagaaaccaggatagtaaatttgattacgtaaatataaaaacgacataaatcaataagctgtcaaaagcaaatttatgggaaattggacaagctttcctgtaaaaatatttacgagactgaaaaaccaagtctgtcatatagaaattgccaaaaaccaccaaaaactcgttttttttacaacattttcatttttaaaaccggaTTGgatataggacaatggtcaatatggagacttttatgtaaaattgtctggagaatcgattcccactaccggttttcaaaaattttgacgtttagaccacttttcaaaaaaaaaacagttttagtaaatgattttggtatttttttaggagagacataccatcctgcatttttcgtcagtctttttgtaacatcttaggctatttcctcaaaaaaattgaacgaaaaaaaaatcgggacatcacctttaaatttaagtttaagacttaaaaatcaaaaaatctcatagatgtggcgtgtatttttgtttcagtgtattttttttttcagtgagaaagccctccaatttcctacaagtttgtctttgaccactttttgatacgactcaacggcttcgagatacagtaatttttaaattacaaaatacaaaaatatttaaataccttacgcccttctcaaatgttattttggagtacaattggctccatatacacaaaaatggcttatataggcctagcataacatgtttttaaagtttcattgaaatcggagagggtcggatacaaaagtaccagaaaaaatcctgatttgagctggaattgctctaaaataaaaagctaaaatttttttacccagttttggtaaaaagtgagaaaGGTGTCAACCACATAATAAGTGaattaagttgtttttttttactttcgacAAAATTATGGATTTGCAATAGAAAGTAACTTTTCTACGAAATGATAGATTGATGTATGCAATACTCCCTAAACATCAATTGATGTAGTGAACTGAGTCCGTAATTCAAGAACCTCaataaaattctctacattGTGTTTCCCAAGCCCTGATGTCTATGTTTGAATAAGGAAGAGTAAACTTACACTCGAGTATTACCACTCAACGCCCGATGAACCACAAACATTCTCTCTCTCACACTTAATCTCTTCCTGCGAAACTAATAAAATGAATGGTACTATGAATTGGTGCGGAGATTCTTGAAGCTCCAGTACCGCGACCTACTACACACAGTTAGCGCCATTCTCGCCAGAAGAGTTCCGACCGTCGAGCAGACAAAATGCCGAATTTTATGGAAAGTTGTTCGTTCAAAATGCACCCGATTGGGCGGACCCTCGGCGATGGAGACGAACTGGAGCTGAAGGGAAATTTACAGCACATGGACACTTGGTAAGAATTCTAGAAACTTTGATGTTGTGAAATTTACTAAATGTCTCAATAGCTTTTCAGTTAACTTTCGCTTTGGATCGGGAATCGCCTACCATTTTGGGGTGCGTCTTCACGAGGAGGGTCGTCACGAGGTTTTCCAGGGCTACAAAGACGACGCCCTGCCGGATTGGGAGGAACACGAACCCGAGGAGTGGTCCTGCGAAGATGCCACATTGGACATTACCTTTCGTCTGAGTGGGGATGAGATTTGGATTTTGGTGGATGGCGAAAAACAGTTTGAAACGTTTGAAAGCAGGGTGCCACTGGAGCAGATCATCAGTATTGAGCTGATGGACGATATCAACTGGGTGAAAGAGATAAAGCTGAAGTTTAACACCAACGAGGTTGAATAAGTGCACAAGTGAGTTGACAATTTGTGACCTGAGAAATTCAGTATTGCAGTGCCTAACCATTCTCGTTTAATTTATGAAAAGGTCCTTtccaaaaggttttttttaagcaGGTAATCTTGATTTATTCAAACtgccttattttcaaaattttgagagtAAATAAAAAAACCCAGCTGCTAAATAAAGCGTGCGTTTATTTGTCTTTCTCAGTTCCGCACTATCAGCAAATAGTCGTTTGTTATTACGGCAGCGTCCAAATACAACTTCTCGGAAATTTGTCGGCAGACGCTCAAAAATGTCTCTCCCCACAATTTGCTCTTTCTCTCTCAGCTCAGCATAGTCCACCTGTTGTCTGTTGTGAACGTTGAGATTTCATCTACGCATAACTGGCCGATTGACACGTTAtatgaaatgttaaaaaactttattcttttttaaatttcatcattttctgaaaaaaaggtggattgatgttttcattataatttgCTGACAGATAATAATTTTTAACTAtacaaacttttctaaaatcaatacaatttacaTATAACTGTTGAATGTAGTGTTGTTCAGAAAatggtatatcaaataattacttttgaggattttttaaattgtttaatctCAATCAATTTTTTGTGTATACAacgttctctacgaaatcgatcgcTTTCATGAAATTCATCTCATTTTAACGAAATtgtgttggtttgaaaaaatttgcggaaaatatgaattgaaatgaaaaaattaaattgtgtaAAAATAGGTTTTCACAAATTTTGGGAGTTGGGCATAAATGCAAtcgaagatatttttttgttatgaaaaatcGACCATGCCCCTCATcattacaaatttgaaaaatatcaatgaattcagGGGAAAAAAACTctacaatttttgcttttttttaaactgtgctctcaaaattcaaaatatataaaaagatCTTTATTCGATTAAAACTGTGCaaattagtgcgtccatcccgggaattcccgggacaaaaatcccgggatttttccaaaaccgggaattcccgaatccacggattttttttataatttgtcccgggaattcccgaaattgaaaaaaaaacaaagtttggcccggaaatattttttttgcagaagtaggagaacagcatctaattccagcgtgcctctaatgttggcaggtcagaactttgacatacaattaaagctaattaaaagcgttttcaactgaaatcgagtgataaataacttaataagaagtgagcaagcaagtttctaccaaaagttttgcaaaattagttgtttaaatagtgaaaatcagcaaattggatggagttaggagcgagagcttaacctgccaaagatacgagaatttcccctacgtagttgaatacaaaataatcgaaaagaatttaaaagcattaaaatttgtatttggcatatatcagcaattatttggcttattagtgaaaattgttaaattttagtttacagattcataaaattcctagtgctttaaatattgttttattaatCTCTCTTTTTTTAAAGACTGCTTATTACATTTAtgaatattaataattttaaaaattggaaaaaatatattaaactaTTCAGACTTTAGTCCCGGTTTTCCCTAGTTGGCCAAAGCAGaatgagaaacaaaaaaatatatattgttaATTTGGATACTTACAtgtagaaaatgcaaaaaaaaaaacttattacagaaaatttattaaatccacttgaaagatgatcacttctgaaagtttcatgaagatatttcattattaaactgagtaagagacgatttaagcacacaattttgacatGCGCAAAGCTACATGAACATTTTTTCTCAAGataggatggaccaaattggctgaaattgggGAGAAGACTCACAaaaccgatttttgaatttatctatatattttatcttatttaaaaataaactttattgaatatcggccttcgtcaggcacacggaaccagtttaacgagtgttcaccaaaattttgagccgatttggtcaaagcagtgttaagatatcgtggcacccgttttttttaaactgccaacttcaaattgttaattaccaaaagttttcaaatttattttgttgatagatgaaaatatatattttaatgtcttgaaaatagatttaaaaaagtacaaatgtgttctcataccaacctctgacatttatgCAGATTTACATATATGTAACCTCTTAAGCTATTTAAAAGCTGTCGTCTATgcttagattgaagtgtagattattaccaattaatataattgagctgattctatgatttgaagcttgaaaacataacaaatataatgaaaatatagattttatgactgttaaacaaaatcccgggatcccgggaattcctgggttttcagaaatatttttcccgtttcccgggaaattcaaaacccgggaaaattggacgccctagtccaaatattattcaaaatttatccgacaacacacacacaaaaaaatatttccgaatgttacatcatttatgatgtaacacttttgcacgtcattaaacatttaaatttaaatgcaatttgatgtaaatttgcaacaaattatacgtaaaaacatgattttacgtgtgattcaaccgtttacgtcgaatctcacgtttacatcaactgagtttacatgtaattcattttttacgtgtcaagtaaattcacatatttttttctgtgcagagaaaaaagagttccgaaAATCGCGAacatgcgttcatgaaaatgggaaccacgaacaaagtgttcaaatgccatggtacgtttttgaaaatcgtatcatgaaatttgaacgctttgttcgtggttcccattttcatgaacgcttgttcgcaattttcggaactcttttttctctgtgaagaaggattaaaaaaaagcataaataaAAGTAGAGTTCTAATCAGCTGAAAACATTCTGGaaagcatttttctgcattgaattTAGCATGTTTTGGCTCGATCTaaaatacagagaaacctctttttacgcggtagCGTTACACTTTTTGTTAcgtagatttctcttaaaccatacgatatttttgcaagctttaaAAAGCGATTTgtaaacctacaaattgcttttaaaacattgcaaaaatgttgcgttgtttcagagaaatcgacaaattagaaaaacgtaacgcaccgcgtaaaagaAGGTTTCactgtatatatattttttcatcccAATTTACAGCACCGCAAACACTTAGTTTTTTATCTcgtagaaaaatatgtttttgtcaatatttaaatattttggatatttattgcaaaacaactgtgcaGGTGTTGCATTTGTTaggatctttttattttttattttttacttttttattttttaccctCTGACTTAAGTCGAGGGAcatacacacttagattttacCGAATTTTGAACTGCTGAACAATTAGGTAAACCGAAAATTGCCGAATCCGGTAAATAATAACCGAAATTTGGTAATaaagtgtataattttttttttattttgacagatggtttaccgatctaaactttATCGATTTTCAACTATCGAAttcgtttaaaaaatctaagtaatttttttaacgGCCTAAATAAACGTTAAACTTGCGTTAAACCATGTTGCTCAATAGTTAACAAtcgattttttaatgtaaatgaaaattaaaatgttgatcaATAATTTGTTGCCCCCTGTTTTTTGGGcctattttggttttttaagcCACCTTCAGAGCTTATATGAAGTATAAACAAGCATGTTTAAACATGAATgaatgaaacatgaaaaaacattgaaaatatttttcaaaaaaaatctaaacatcatttaaaaaacatccTTAATGAACAGTTTTTTACTACAtcctttggcaaagttgtaggtattgatgaggatttATATAAAAACTAATACGggaaaaaatgcctttttttcaaaaaaatcttgagacattgatattttagtattttttttatattttagtatGGACCTAGGGGTTAATCACTTCGAGTATACTGCATACGCGTATCATACGCACCTAATATTCTCATTGTCTGCATACCGTATTGTCGATATAGACCCCATAATCGTCACATATGAGGTAATATCTAACCAAATATCAGCGTGAATATCATACGCGCATAATACTCGCGCAGTATTCCTAGCTTGCATACTGTATCGACTCCAATATTGGCTTCATATTGGTGCAATATTAGAAGTGAATTGCCCTTTGGAAAGGACGAACTTTACGACTTCGTGTTattgtgttttttgaaaaaaaaaaaaaaataataataataatttttggtgaaaaaatgactcaacttttttgataaaatgcacagttttcaagatttagccaatattttgttcatttttgcaaaatattgtccatgattgtccattcctgattttttttttttgaaaagttcacaaaatttccaatcaaattaCCAAAGAGAAGATTTTACCTCTTGTTGATGAAGCGAattcaagaaaaagaaaattgaagttttttaagtctcatccaaacatttCCTCATTTTCTCATCATGGTcccattttcaatgttgaaaaataaaacatttgtgaaattttataatcttttcgaatacaatattttgattatttttagaatcaagactaacatttcaaacgggcgtaatattaattttttgacCTTTCTCAATCTTTTTCTACAATTTCGCATCAAATTAGgctgtttatttttaaagtttttgaacatAAGCAGTGCAGAGCGAAAAGTTGGATTCATTCAAGTTTGTAAAATAATCTTAGATttcgtatttttcaataatgcaTTATAGAGTAGAAAATGCATATGAGCCATTAATGCGACCACAAGCAGAATAGAACCAACATGGTTCACAAATTCGTCCCGTCCCTGTCGGTTTGTTTAGTCTCCCCGGTGAGTGTGACTATCAAGCAATTAGGAGCAGTGAGAGCGCGAGCAACGCCAGTAACTATTCTCTGCTTACACTTGGACCAACTAGACAACGCGATAGTGAAAATGCCGGAAACAAACACCACCCTGGAGATGCAAAAGTGCGTTTTCGCACTTAAATTGCCCCGGAAACCCACGATCGGTGACGAAATAATCGTCAAAGGTGTCCTATGCGATGACGCACAGAGGTAAGTGAGGGCGAACTTATTTCGTAACTTTTGCTTCACAACTCAATGGCGCGCATTTCTTTTCTTCCTGTAGATTCTCCGTCAACTTTTGCTTTCCGGATCCGGCCCAGATCGTGTACCACTTTGGGATGCACCTGGACGGTCGCGGGGTGGTTCAGTGCAGCCGGAACGACACCTGGGACGAGGAACACTGGAGCGAGTGGGAGTGGGAGCACTCGGGGGACACGCCGAACTTTACGCTAATCTTTCGCTTTGGCTTCGACGAAATTAAGGCGTTTTTGGACCACACGCAGCAGCAGCCCCAGTTTGAGCTCGAGCATCGCTATCCGATCGAGCAGATTCACTACGTCGAACTGTGGGACGATATAGCACGGGTCGAGGAGATAACGCTGCGGTACGCCAATCCGTCCGATTGATCAGATTGAAGAAGCGTattcgtgtgtgtgtttgtgcttgTGTTTGTCTCTCCTCGATCTATTTTAGTCGCGAAGAAAGTGACGGGATGAATCACGCCTGCGCGCCAAGCAGTTCAAAGTCACGTTTTAGCGAAATTTGTTTAGAGAGGTTTGTTGCCGTTTGAAAAACCCAGCTACATGTAGAAAAGTCAAAAGCGATTATGACACTTCAGTCAGTGATGCGCTTTCTAGTTAGAATAGTTTATTCAATGTTATTAAAGCAGAGCGCGTTATTTATGCATAATAATTGTTACACCAAATATAATAActtgaaataaacttttttttgtcagcaaaaacaaatatttttagtatGGTGAGAAAACTcgaattttggaaattgatttgtatttatttatatttgccttaaactttgtggcggtctttcctatgaccaaagatgcCAGTTTgtgacttttcctgtcattcttgaacgacgaaatagcctacttttctgtaccaaaaatagcagaatcgaatagcaacacttttcaaaataaatgctgaaaagttctacttttcagcattcaaatgggtgctgaaaagttgaacttttcagcacttgtttcgaaatagtagtttatgcaacaagatgcaaaaagaagattttttcagcacgagtcgtacatttatccaacgaggttcaccgagttggataaatacgaagagtgctaaaaaaatcaagttttgcaacgagttccatacaacattttttgcaattccaaaaaacacacactgagtgaaatgttatgtcaaattttcatgtattttgtcaataaatcgtttaaatcaaaaaaatgttgaaaagtgttacttttcgaaacaagtgctaaaaagttctacttttcagcacccatttgagtgctgaaaagtagaacttttcagcatttattttgaaaagtgttgctattcgattctgctatttttggtacagaaaagtaggctatttcgtcgttcaagaatgacaggaaaagtaagtagtttcacgacggaattgcaaaaaaatattttcagacatagactCTAt from Culex quinquefasciatus strain JHB chromosome 3, VPISU_Cqui_1.0_pri_paternal, whole genome shotgun sequence includes:
- the LOC6046249 gene encoding uncharacterized protein LOC6046249, whose translation is MPETNTTLEMQKCVFALKLPRKPTIGDEIIVKGVLCDDAQRFSVNFCFPDPAQIVYHFGMHLDGRGVVQCSRNDTWDEEHWSEWEWEHSGDTPNFTLIFRFGFDEIKAFLDHTQQQPQFELEHRYPIEQIHYVELWDDIARVEEITLRYANPSD